The DNA segment GGCGGCGGCAGCGCTCCGGCCGGGTTCTTTTCATCCGGCTCGCCGCTTCCCGGGCTTCGGCTTTCGCCCGAAGCAGTTACAGTCGTCGTCAAGCCGCACGCACTCTCGTTTAGCAGCCTCGGAACGTCGTTCGCACAGAAAGTCGTCGTCTCCGAAAAAGGCTACAAAGACAAGTTCGTCGAGCACACCACGTGCAAAGGCATCGCCAAAGCGGCACCGCTCTCCGGCGAAGGGCCGAAGCTGACGGTAAAGGTGACGCCGCTCGGTACGGGCACGTGCGCGATCACGTTTCAAGACGCCAAAAAGCATAAATCGAAACTTGCAATCGTCGTCAGCACCACCAAGCCGACGCCGTCCCCGAGCTCGTCGCCGACGCCTTACTCCACGCCCACGCCCACACCGTGCCCGTCTTGTCCCACCCCGACGCCCCGACCAACCTCCACGCCGAATGCCGGAACGATCTTCGTTACGTACGCGGCTTCCACCGCGCACCCCAACGTCGTCGCCTACGACGCCCAAGGTAATAAGAAAACGACCGGCACGTGGGGCAGCTCGGGAAGCAGTCCGCAGAGCATCGCATGGGCGCCAGGCGATCTGAATTGGTTCTACGTGGTCAACGGTGGCACCAACACCGTAAAAGTCTATTCATCATCGGGTGGACAGCTCTCCAGCTTCTTCACCGGGGTAACTGCAGCCGGAGCGATGGCGTACCCGTCGGGAGTTTCGAACCTCCTCTACGTCGCGTCGACGAGCCAGCATACGATCTACGCGTACGACGAAGACGGCAACGTCAAGTCTGCCGTTACGTTCCCGAGCAGCGGCATCGACACGAACCTCGGCGGGATCGCGTACGATTCGCACATGTCGCGAATCTACGTGGCGAATACGTCGAGCGGCAAAGTCGAATATTACTCGACGAGCGGTTCGCTCGGCAGCTCGATCTCGTCGCCGTGCACGTGCACGCCCAGCACGATCGCGTTCGATTCGAATAACAACCACATCTATGTGTGGTGGAGCGGGACCGGCGGCGGCATGTCGGCGTACGACGAGACCGGCAGCACCGTGACGCTAACGGGAGGTTCGGGAACCCCCTTCGGCGGGTTGTCGTCGCCCAATGCCATCGTCGCCAACACGGTTAACGGCTATCTCTATATAACCGACGGCACGAGCGTCAAAGTCTTCGATGCAACTGGCGCGACGATCTCAACCCTAGGAACGTTCTCGCCCGGATTTACCGTCACGTCGGCTAACGGCATGACCATCAAGCCGTAGCGGGGCTGCGGCCGAGCCGTCGATTCGTCCGATACCTTAGGGGTGAGCGTTCGCCCCTATTTTCTTTTGCTCGCAGCAGCAGCGACCGTTAGCCTGCTCGGCTGCTCTGCGCACGCGTTGACGCCGAACGCGCCTGACTTCGCGCCCAGCGCGCACCGCACGTATCGTTCGCCGCTGACGCCGGGCGTCGTCATACCGCTCTACGTGCAGCCCGGCAAAACCTGGAAGGCCGTCATCAAGGCGAAGCTCGCGCACTCATCCGTGCCGATCGTCTTGATCGCCAACGTCGACAACGGGCCGGGCACCGCGGTCGACTCGAACTACGTCACCTTTATCGAAAAAGCTCAAATGGCGGGCATCTACGTGCTCGGCTACGTTTACACGAAGTACGGTAAGCGCTCCGCCACGCAAGTCGACGCCGACATCGCGCGTTGGGAAGCATTCTATCTCACCGACGGCATCTTTCTCGACCAGATGGCGCCCAACGCGCCATCGTACTATCAAGCCGCGACGACGTACGCGCACGCACACAGCCTGTGGTTCGTCATGGGAAATCCCGGCAGCGACGCTCTGGGCAGCTCGGGGCCGGACGTCATCAACTTCTACGAGCGCGCCGGGTATCCGAAACTCGGATTCTTACGCGAACCCGCGCACGTGTCGTATGGCAGCGGTAAATGGAGCTACATCGCCGGTGCGGTACCGTTCAATGCCGCGAAAATCAAGGCAACCGCAAAATACGTCGCCTATCTCTACGCCACCGACGGAAAAGAGCCGGAATGTTACTGCCGGCTCCCGTCGTATTTCGCCTCGCTCGTCGCGCTGCTCGATCCGAACTAAGGCAGCAGCGACTTCAAGCCGTCTTCGTCGAGAATCGTGATGCCGAGCTCTTGGGCCTTTACGAGCTTGCTCCCCGGCTCGCTTCCGACGACGACGTAATCGGTTTTTTTGCTTACCGAGCCGGTCACCTTACCGCCGGCCGCAACGATCATCTCCGCGGCTTGTTCGCGCGTGAGCGCCGGCAGCGTTCCGGTCAACACGAACGTCTTCCCGGCTAACGCGCCGGCCGCCGCGCGCGCGCGTTTGGGCGCGGTGACGGCCACGCCGGCCTGGCGCAGACGCTCGATCATCTGCACGTTCGCGCGTTGCGTGAAGAACAACCCAACGCTCGCGGCCACCTCGGGACCGATACCTTCGCTGGCTTTGAGCTCGTCTTCGGTCGCGGCTTCGATTGCGTCGATCGAACCAAAATCGCCGGCGAGAATCGTCGCAGTCTGTTCGCCGACAAAGCGGATGCCCAGTCCGTTGAGCAGGCGCGCCAAGCCGCGCTGCTTTGATTTTTCGATCGCGGCGAGCACGTTGCCGGCACTCTTCTTCCCCATGCGGGGAACCGACAAGAGCGTGTCGAGATCGAGCGAGTAGAGATCGGCAATGTTTTTGACGTAGCCGCCCGAGGTCAGCTGCTCGGCGAGCACGTCGCCCAGACCTTCGATATCCATCGCACCGCGCGACGCGTAGTGGCGAACGCGCTCGTACACTTGCGCCGGACACGACGCGTTCGTGCATCGCGACATCGCTTCGCCCGGCGGATGATCGACCGCCGAGCCGCACACGGGACACCGGTCGGGCATTTTGAAGCGCCGTTCTTTGCCGGTCCGTTCCGACGCAATCGGTCCGACGACTCGCGGGATCACGTCGCCCGCGCGCGTGACGAGCACCGTGTCGCCGATGCGTATGTCGTTGCTCGCGATGTACTCGGCGTTGTGCAAGGTCGCGCTCTTGACCGTCACGCCGCCGATCTGCACCGGCTCGAGCACGGCATTGGGATTTAGCGTTCCGGTGCGCCCCACGGTAACGAGGATGTCGCGCAGCTTCGTCCGCGCCTCGCGCGGCTTGAACTTGAACGCGATCGCCCAGCGCGGATCGCGCGCCACGACGCCCAAGCGCTCTTGCAGCGCGAGATCGTTCACCTTGATGACGACGCCGTCGATCTCGTAATCGAGCTCGTCGCGCCCGGCTTCCCACTGCCGGCAGTACGCGACGACGTCTTCGATCGTGCCCGCGCGCCGCACGTTGGGATTGACAGGGAAACCGAAGCGCTTGACGAGTTCTAACGAATCCCACTGCGTCTCGAGGTTCACACCGTCGCGCAGCTCCGCGATTTGATACGCGAAGAACGACAATCGCCGCTCGGCGGTGAGTTTTGGATCGAGCTGACGTACGCCGCCCGACGCCGCATTGCGCGGATTGGCGAAAACCGGTAAGCCGCTTTTTTCCCGCGCGAGATTGAGTTTCTCGAAATCGCTTTTACCGAGGAAAACCTCGCCGCGCACTTCTACGAATGCGGGCGACTCGCGCAACCGCAGCGGAAGGCTTTTGACGGTTCGCAAGTTCGCCGTGACGTCTTCACCGGTACGGCCGTCGCCGCGAGTGCCGCCCCGCACCATCGCGCCGCGTTCGTAGTCGAGCGCGATCGCCAAGCCGTCGATCTTGAGCTCGCACACGTATTCGACCGGACCGCCCGCCGCCTTGCGCGCGCGCTCGTCGAACGCGCGCAGCTCGTCGTCGGAAACCGCGTTCGCCAAGCTGAGCATCGGCCGCGCGTGCTCGTACGACCCGAAACGCTCGGAAGCGGGCGCACCGACGCGCTGAGTAGGCGAATCGGGCGTGCGCAGTTCCGGATGGCGCTGTTCGAGGTCCAGCAGCTCGCGAAACAGCACGTCGTACTCGGCATCGGTCATAGCCGGATCGTCGAGGACGTAATAGCGGTAGTTCGCCTCCTCGATCTGCGCGCGCAGCTCTTCCGCTCGAGCCTCGGCTAACAGGCGCTCCGCCTGCGGCTCCGCCGCCCCCCGCGCGGCAGAGCCGCTGGGGCCCCCCTTCGTTCTCATTTCTTGGGCGTGGAAACTTGAATCGGATAACCGTCGGGGTCGCCGATAACGGCGACGCGCCCGAACGACTCGTCGTATGGATCTTGAAAGACCGGTACGACGAGCGCGACGCAGTCCGCGACGAACTTGTCGACGTTGTCGACGGTGAAGCCGAGCTGCAGCGAGCCGGGACGCACGGCCAGCAGCTCGCTTTTATTGTGCAGACCCAGCGTCGTGCCGTCGCCGAGCTCGAACTCGACCCAGCGCGGCATGTGGTCGGAGATGACGCGCAGACCCATCACGTCTTTGTAAAAGCTGCGCGAACGAACCAAGTCGGAGCAGACCAGCATCACGATTGAAAATCGAGCCATGGTTGTGAAGGCTAAGCTTCGACGGCGACGCGTTCGCCCTTCGCGAGATCGTCGAGAACCGAGAGGTTCTCGCGTTCGAGCCGCTCCAGTTCGGCGGCGTCGGGAAGGTGATGCCCCACCGCCCGCTCGTCGCTCAATACGGGCGCCAGATAGCGTCCGGTGAACGAAGCGGCCGCCGTCGCGACTTCCTCCGGCGTGCCGGTCGCGATCACCGTACCGCCGCGGTCGCCTCCTTCGGGACCAAGGTCGATCAAATAGTCCGCGGTTTTGATCACGTCGAGGTTATGCTCGATGACCAGAACGGAGTTGCCCGTGCTCACCAGTCGCCCGAGCACCTCGAGCAGCTTGTGGATGTCGGCAAAATGCAAACCGGTCGTGGGTTCGTCGAGCACGTAGAACGTTCGTCCGGTCGACCGGCGCGAGAGCTCCGTCGCAAGCTTGACGCGCTGCGCCTCGCCGCCGGAGAGCGTGGTCGCCGGCTGGCCCATTTTGATATAGCCTAAGCCGACGTCGCAAATCGTCGTGAGCTTGTTGCGGATGCGCGGAATGTTTTCGAAAAACGCATTGGCTTCGTCGACCCGCATCTCGAGCACGTCAGAAATCGTCTTTCCCTTATATTTGATTTCGAGTGTCTGCGCGTTGTAGCGCTTGCCCTTGCAAACTTCACACGGCACGTAGACGTCGGGCAAGAAGTGCATCTCGATCTCGATGATGCCGTCGCCTTCGCACGATTCGCAGCGTCCGCCCTTGACGTTGAAGGAGAAACGCCCCGGCGTGTAGCCGCGCATGCGCGCGTCTGGAACCATGGAGAACAGCTCGCGAATGTGGTCGAACGTCCCCGTGTACGTTGCCGGATTGCTGCGCGGCGTTCGGCCGATCGGCGATTGATCGATGACGACCAGTTTGTCGAGCTGGTTCGCGCCCTTGACGGTGCCGTACGTTCCGCCCGGCGCCTGTCCGTGCAGATGCTGGTTGAGCGCGCGAACCAAAATGTTGTTGACGAGCGTCGACTTCCCGCTGCCGCTCACCCCCGTCACGCAGGTAAACGCGCCGATCGGAAAACGAACGTCGACGCCGCGGATATTGTTGGCGTTCGCGTTGCGCACTTCGAGCCAGCCGCGCGGCGTCCGGCGGTGCTTCGGAATCGGGATGAACTTGCGCCCCGACAAATACGCGCCGGTCTCCGACGCGGGGTTCGCGAGGAT comes from the Candidatus Baltobacteraceae bacterium genome and includes:
- a CDS encoding SMP-30/gluconolactonase/LRE family protein, producing MERIRPTLFFIAIVAGALLAACGGGSAPAGFFSSGSPLPGLRLSPEAVTVVVKPHALSFSSLGTSFAQKVVVSEKGYKDKFVEHTTCKGIAKAAPLSGEGPKLTVKVTPLGTGTCAITFQDAKKHKSKLAIVVSTTKPTPSPSSSPTPYSTPTPTPCPSCPTPTPRPTSTPNAGTIFVTYAASTAHPNVVAYDAQGNKKTTGTWGSSGSSPQSIAWAPGDLNWFYVVNGGTNTVKVYSSSGGQLSSFFTGVTAAGAMAYPSGVSNLLYVASTSQHTIYAYDEDGNVKSAVTFPSSGIDTNLGGIAYDSHMSRIYVANTSSGKVEYYSTSGSLGSSISSPCTCTPSTIAFDSNNNHIYVWWSGTGGGMSAYDETGSTVTLTGGSGTPFGGLSSPNAIVANTVNGYLYITDGTSVKVFDATGATISTLGTFSPGFTVTSANGMTIKP
- a CDS encoding spherulation-specific family 4 protein; this encodes MSVRPYFLLLAAAATVSLLGCSAHALTPNAPDFAPSAHRTYRSPLTPGVVIPLYVQPGKTWKAVIKAKLAHSSVPIVLIANVDNGPGTAVDSNYVTFIEKAQMAGIYVLGYVYTKYGKRSATQVDADIARWEAFYLTDGIFLDQMAPNAPSYYQAATTYAHAHSLWFVMGNPGSDALGSSGPDVINFYERAGYPKLGFLREPAHVSYGSGKWSYIAGAVPFNAAKIKATAKYVAYLYATDGKEPECYCRLPSYFASLVALLDPN
- the ligA gene encoding NAD-dependent DNA ligase LigA yields the protein MRTKGGPSGSAARGAAEPQAERLLAEARAEELRAQIEEANYRYYVLDDPAMTDAEYDVLFRELLDLEQRHPELRTPDSPTQRVGAPASERFGSYEHARPMLSLANAVSDDELRAFDERARKAAGGPVEYVCELKIDGLAIALDYERGAMVRGGTRGDGRTGEDVTANLRTVKSLPLRLRESPAFVEVRGEVFLGKSDFEKLNLAREKSGLPVFANPRNAASGGVRQLDPKLTAERRLSFFAYQIAELRDGVNLETQWDSLELVKRFGFPVNPNVRRAGTIEDVVAYCRQWEAGRDELDYEIDGVVIKVNDLALQERLGVVARDPRWAIAFKFKPREARTKLRDILVTVGRTGTLNPNAVLEPVQIGGVTVKSATLHNAEYIASNDIRIGDTVLVTRAGDVIPRVVGPIASERTGKERRFKMPDRCPVCGSAVDHPPGEAMSRCTNASCPAQVYERVRHYASRGAMDIEGLGDVLAEQLTSGGYVKNIADLYSLDLDTLLSVPRMGKKSAGNVLAAIEKSKQRGLARLLNGLGIRFVGEQTATILAGDFGSIDAIEAATEDELKASEGIGPEVAASVGLFFTQRANVQMIERLRQAGVAVTAPKRARAAAGALAGKTFVLTGTLPALTREQAAEMIVAAGGKVTGSVSKKTDYVVVGSEPGSKLVKAQELGITILDEDGLKSLLP
- a CDS encoding VOC family protein, whose amino-acid sequence is MARFSIVMLVCSDLVRSRSFYKDVMGLRVISDHMPRWVEFELGDGTTLGLHNKSELLAVRPGSLQLGFTVDNVDKFVADCVALVVPVFQDPYDESFGRVAVIGDPDGYPIQVSTPKK